The Deltaproteobacteria bacterium sequence CCGCTAATTCACGAGCTTGGCCTAGCTGTGACGCATAAACCATAAGCTTTTTGGGGATACAGCCCCGAATCACGCAAGTACCGCCCGTTCGAGAGGATTCTATAATGGCCACCTTGGCGCCGTGGCCAGCGGCGCGCTTAGAAGTTGCTAGGCCGCCACTTCCAGCGCCAATGACAACGAGGTCCCATTCGGTATTTGCATCTTTTTCGTTCATGGTACGACCCTTCAAAACGTTCAGTTACTTGCTTTCATCCTGATTCTAACGAAAACTTAGTATAGGGAAGAGCAAAGCATTTGAAGGGTTCTGGATAGAAAGGCTCCTGGGTGTCCAAGGAAGACAAGCCCAAAGTACGCGCTCGCTCGCGTGCGAAGGCCAAAGGTGGCGCGAAGAAGGGCACTAAGAAGAAGAGTGTCGCTAAGAAAGCTGCGCCCACAAAACGCAAAGGAGGCGGCGCCGCAGGGGTTTTCCTAGGCCTGGTTGTGGTTGGAGCCGCCAGCTGGTTCGTGTTTGGCAATCCTGAAATCGTCCCGAAAAAGAAGCCCCCGGCAAAACAAAACATCGCCAAAGCGATGAAGTCAGGTAAGCCTGATCCTGCCAGGCTCATGGTTTTACGAGCCCTTACCGCTATAAGACCTTACGTTGAAGACTGCTACCGCTTCGCTCTAGGCAAAGCAAAAGGCCTAGAGGGTGTCGTGGTCGTTGAGTTTATGGCGGACTGGGAAGGCAAAAAGGGTTTTATCTCGGAGGCGCACATCATGGAGCCACGAGGGGGGCCACCCATACTCGAGGAATGCCTCGCAGATACGGTCTCAGATATTCCGTTCAAAGCCCCAAAGAGCCTTAAAAACGGACAGCAACGGGTCGTATTTCCCTTTGCGTTTGATACGGTGCGCACCGAGAGGACAGCCAAGAAAAAATAGATGCTTTGGCTGGCACCACACCATGGTCTCATCAGCTGAAATTGAAGAACTCTACCGGCGCTTTGGACCAGCTCTGTTTCGGCGTGCGATATCTCTTCTTTCAGATGAGCCCGAAGCCCATGAAATTGTTCAGGAAACCTTCCTGCAGTTCTGGCGGGGAAGAAAAAAGTTCCGTAGAGAGAGTTCTCCTTTCACATTTTTGTACCGAATTACGACTAACTTATCGATTGATAAGCTAAGGCGTAGACGCACTGCAGGAAACCAAATGAGCTATGACGACCATCACGAAAGCCAAAGCGGGCGTCTTCCGGATGCCCGGATTGTTGCGGCATCGGAAATAGCCATGCTCACCCAAGGGCTGGACGATGAAGTCGTTACGATTGGCGTCATGAGCTTGGTGGATGGTTTAACGCAGGAGGAAATCGCAGAAGCACTTGGGCTTTCACGCCGTACCATTGTGAAAAGGCTCAAAAACTTTCGAAGGGTCACCGATGAAAACCGACGCGCACACAGTGGAGACAGGGCATGAGTTCATATACTGATATCATCCTCGAGCGTTTCGTTGCTGGGGATTTACCGGATCCGAAGAACTCTGAGATTGAAGCAGCCCTAGAGGGTGACCCGAGTTTGGCTGCCCGTGTCGCCGTGCTTCGGTCCTCAACGGAGGCCTTCCTGGCAGAGCGCCCACCTGAGCAATTTGCTCGCCGGCTCGCCGGCCGAATAGACCATGAAGGGGAGGCAGCTTCGGGATGGTCCGAGTTTCTTCGGTCGTGGTCACCAGCATTCGCGTTATTTTGCGCCGTTATTGGGATATTCTGGACGACCTTCGATCAGCCCGGATCGGACCCTTTTGAAATCTCGCCTCAGCTTGATGGCGTTTTAAGGCTGGCAAGCCCCAGTGTTGAGCGAACTGAATTAAAAGAGATTAGCCCGGACCAAGAACCTACGATGGGTGCTCGAGGAGCCGCGCCCCAGGCAATGTCCGCAAGATCTGTCACGAAACAAGCGCCTTTAAAACCGAGAAGAAAAGCCAAGAAGGCATATACGCAGAAGCCTGCGGCCCCAAAACGAGAAATAGCTACCCCTATAGAGCTCGCAGCAGCTCCGCTACATCCAGCCCCAGATCCGGCGTCTACCCAACGAAAGCCCTCTCTAAGTGCCCGTGGAACAAGGGCAGGGACACCCCTAACCAAGGGCAGTCGCTTGATGATGGCGGCCCCGGCATCCCAAATTTTTGAGTTAAAAGTCAGGTCACCTAGAGAAGGCTCCAGGAGGCTGATAGGGGATACCCTGATTACCTCAAGTGAAGAGATCCTGGCCGTCCCAAAGTGGAGAGGACCACTGCACTGGGGGTATTTGATTACGAAGAGCGGGGCTCAAGACCGGCTCGTCGACGAGCTATCCTCACGGCCATATACGCAGGGCGCAGTGCTCAGCCAGCCCATTGGCTTCTCTGGTGAAGCGACCATCTGGGTGCTGGCTTGCCTGACTCCGTTTTCTATTGAAAATATTCTTTTTGATGGAATCAGGCTTCGTTCCGAAAATGAAAACTGTAAGGTTTTTGAGTTTTTTGCGTTATTTTAAAAATATTTAACAAGCATGTACATTGAGCAATATTAGGTACTTGAGTTCATCTCGTCCTCGGTTTTCAAATATACTGAAACGATATATTAGAAATATTATTGACGATAGACTCCATGCAATATACCGTCTGTTTCATGGCACTACTGACCACAGCAGAGATTCGAAAACTAGAGCGACAGCATGAAGCTGGCGTGAGTTCTTCGACTATTGTGGACATCTTTCAAGGTAAAGGTGAGCGGTTCAGTGAGGCTACGCTGCGCAAATACGTGCAGCTTAATCTTTTACCCAAGTCTCGGCGAGTGGGTACTCGCGGCAAGCACAAGGGTTCAAGTGGTGTCTATCCCGTTTCTATCATCGGTTTAGTGAACGAGATTAAGCGAACGCTGGCGGCGGGCGCGACACTGGATGAAATTCGATACACAAGTGTTGGACTCGTTGGGGAGGTTCATGCACTTCGCAGAGTGGTTCAGGAGACAGCAGCCCGATTTGCCGAAGCAATCGACAAGCAGGGTGATGCTAGGCATCGCAGCGGTCTCTTGAAATCTCTGGATAAACAAAGCAAGGCGTTCAACAAGCAAATCGAAGAACTCGAGCAGCTTGCCAATCGTCTGCGTAGCGGTGGTGATGGCGGATAATAATAGGTGTCTTGATCTGCAGTGAATACTGCCTAACGAAATAATAATAGAACGACCCCGCAAGGGGGTTACCTTACCAGCTGGGTTTGCGGAGGATTCAGCTACACTTAGGAGGGGTTATGGCTATAAGAGCTTCAAGGGATGCGCGTGCCGAGAAGCAGCAGGAGTCGACAGTCACGTCCGGGGGGACATCTGGACTGCGAGGCCGTGCTAAGCCGAAAACGATTTCACGTCGTGAAATGCAGCGGAACCAAAAGAGACGTGAAAAAGCCGGCGATTTGCTCGAGATTATACCGTACGACAGACCAGAGAAACGGTCTGAATGTGCAACAGGACCACGACCTTGTTTGTTTGTGGCTTGTAAGTACCATCTCTATCTTGATGTTAACCCGGAGACGGGCTCCATTAAGATGAATTTTCCAGACTTGGAACCGTGGGAACTCGAAGAGACCTGCGCCCTTGATATCGCCGAACGTGGTGGTGTTACTCTGGAAGAAGTTGGTGCCATTTTGAATCTGACGCGCGAACGTGTGCGACAGGTTGAGGTTTCCGGTCTAACAAAGATGCATGAAGTAAGTGAAGAGCACGAACTTGATGCCTTTATGGGCTGGGAAGTTGGACAAGACCGAACAGGTTGATAAATGGCCACGGTGTCCGCAAGGCTCTGTGGCGTTCTTTTGACGGCGGCTGTTTAGGCATGAAGTCATTATCAATTTATCTGCTGGTTCTTCTACCAGTTAGTGTTCTGATTCCGTGGGCCCCTTTGGTGGGCCCAATCAACACCAGTGATATTTTACCGATCTTGGGTGGCGCTGGAGCCTGCTGGCTCTTAATGTCGAACGCCGATACGCATTCGGTTACTCCATTTCCTTGGTGGGTGCTTCTGGCGCTCGGCGTCGGAATGCTTGGGTCCCATTGCATTGGGCATTGGGAAACATTTGGAGTCGGCGTAAGCGGACGAACGCTTGGCCGCATGCTGCTTTACGCGGCGGTCGGTCTAGGAATAACCTCCTTTTTTGATGATAGAGAAATCTCGTTGCTTGGACGAGTCTTTACGATTGTTGTTCTCACTGAAGCCAGCATTGGCGTCGTGGCAGTACTCATCGGTGTACCCGGTCCTTTAGGGTTGGGTGTTGTTGATTATCCTCCAGGTCATTTCCCGGCAGACGGTTGGGCGCGTGCTCAGGGCACTTTTGGCGGAGTATTGCCGGCTGGTGAAGAGTTCCTCAATCGGGCCAACTTCTATTCAGCGTATCTTGTCATCGGTCTTTTCGTTGTGGCCGACCGCTTCGCGAAACGGCCGCGTTTCTTATTACCCGCTGTTTCCTTGATTCTTTTAGGAATATTGGCCTCCGGCTCTAGGATGAGCTTGCTGGCGGCGTTAGTCGGGTTAGCTGTTTTCATGTCTTTCAGCGGAAAAATCAAAACCCTGCTGGCTGGTGTGGTCATCTCTTTAGCCACCGTACTGGCTTACGAGCCCATTAGAGCACGATTCCTTAATCTAACCACGGATAGGCTAGATCTCTGGGGGCATGCCTTACGCGTGACAGCAAGCGCACCTTGGTTAGGTGTCGGCGACGGTCACTATCTCACTGCTGCCCGGGAGCTAAGCCTACAAACAAGTGCCGTGATTCATAGCCCACACCATTCCATCCTTTATGCAGCCGCGTCTTATGGTTTACTCACCGCCCTGGGCCTCATCGCACTCTATGTTTCAATGCTTTGGTATGCCTTCAAACAGCGTAAAGAACAGCCCGCATTATTGGCCATGGCCGTAGCATTCATCCTCCATGATATGACCAATAATCTCTTTTTTATACCGGAAGTGGCGCTAAGCTTTTGGCTTGCCTGGGCGTATTTCACTAAAAAGGATGCCGCAAGCGCATGATCAGTATCCTCATCGTTCATTACAATCGACCTGATCTGCTCACTCATTGCCTCGGGTCGCTGAACGGCGCCGAGGATGTTGTTGTGGTTGATAACGGGTCACTTAATGATTCAGCCAGGGCAGCGTTCAGCGAAGAGTTCCCAGAAGTCACTTGGGTATTCCTAGAAGAAAATCTCGGTTTCTCGGCCGGTGTTAACCGTGCGGCCGCATCAGCTCGCGGTGATATATTCTTCTTACTGAACCCAGACACGTTGCTCGAGGGAGTCAGTCTCGCCAAGCTCGAACATGAATTTCGCAATGAAGGGGCCGAAATCATGGGCCTGGAACAAGTCGATAGCCACGGCCAGGTGCAGTTATCAGTTGGTTGGTCGGCGGGTGTCGTGCCGGAACTTTTTCGAAAGTTGCTTCAA is a genomic window containing:
- a CDS encoding FAD-dependent oxidoreductase encodes the protein MNEKDANTEWDLVVIGAGSGGLATSKRAAGHGAKVAIIESSRTGGTCVIRGCIPKKLMVYASQLGQARELA
- a CDS encoding sigma-70 family RNA polymerase sigma factor, coding for MVSSAEIEELYRRFGPALFRRAISLLSDEPEAHEIVQETFLQFWRGRKKFRRESSPFTFLYRITTNLSIDKLRRRRTAGNQMSYDDHHESQSGRLPDARIVAASEIAMLTQGLDDEVVTIGVMSLVDGLTQEEIAEALGLSRRTIVKRLKNFRRVTDENRRAHSGDRA
- a CDS encoding DNA-binding protein — its product is MAIRASRDARAEKQQESTVTSGGTSGLRGRAKPKTISRREMQRNQKRREKAGDLLEIIPYDRPEKRSECATGPRPCLFVACKYHLYLDVNPETGSIKMNFPDLEPWELEETCALDIAERGGVTLEEVGAILNLTRERVRQVEVSGLTKMHEVSEEHELDAFMGWEVGQDRTG
- a CDS encoding O-antigen ligase family protein, producing MKSLSIYLLVLLPVSVLIPWAPLVGPINTSDILPILGGAGACWLLMSNADTHSVTPFPWWVLLALGVGMLGSHCIGHWETFGVGVSGRTLGRMLLYAAVGLGITSFFDDREISLLGRVFTIVVLTEASIGVVAVLIGVPGPLGLGVVDYPPGHFPADGWARAQGTFGGVLPAGEEFLNRANFYSAYLVIGLFVVADRFAKRPRFLLPAVSLILLGILASGSRMSLLAALVGLAVFMSFSGKIKTLLAGVVISLATVLAYEPIRARFLNLTTDRLDLWGHALRVTASAPWLGVGDGHYLTAARELSLQTSAVIHSPHHSILYAAASYGLLTALGLIALYVSMLWYAFKQRKEQPALLAMAVAFILHDMTNNLFFIPEVALSFWLAWAYFTKKDAASA
- a CDS encoding glycosyltransferase family 2 protein is translated as MISILIVHYNRPDLLTHCLGSLNGAEDVVVVDNGSLNDSARAAFSEEFPEVTWVFLEENLGFSAGVNRAAASARGDIFFLLNPDTLLEGVSLAKLEHEFRNEGAEIMGLEQVDSHGQVQLSVGWSAGVVPELFRKLLQDGWDKEKKWAYWLLDKVQRPSSSVDWVAGSALLTHKRVFDALNGFDERYFLYFEDIDFCLRAAASGARIAFSNSTTLIHHRGACASTAPQASKSHYRDSQRLFFSEHGTKIAKILMPAWSELRKRVRRP